A single Hylaeus volcanicus isolate JK05 unplaced genomic scaffold, UHH_iyHylVolc1.0_haploid 12221, whole genome shotgun sequence DNA region contains:
- the LOC128883472 gene encoding transportin-1-like isoform X4, which produces MSEILWEPDSEVLGLLLSILNEAGIPNTAVQSHVAESINNLNKKCNIACYYAFLFSCLPDCDQDVRQRAGLLLKTRIPFLFSCVSGKADVVWNVEDNYLNSHPLEKRFQCILQYVKNCIMKGMCDSSTVIRHTAATILTTLAHSGSKEETLELLSYLIQLLEHQNSDIRNTSFRPIAMIIEDELKTSYKSIDYSFMSFSEKTLFPKIFSACNYDSTFRYYCVLCLNQFNSKGCFSPNEVFHHHLQSYWELLGKLALDPSIEVRQETLRGMGLMVMRWYKVVADSLESLLPFLIQCIDVSQPYNIKLEASDVLRHIVFVCDKDEPLKCIIPLIIPKLFINTRYSEWDYAQMDQQQFYDDSEHYLSKSKDIHNVSNATMGNNATQKNDDDDDDDEFEDESNGMLTSTWGTNWTLRKASAVLLDRFSFRFGDLILPYVLPQIDQWLKNVKVWESRETAILVLGAIARGCLNGLRPFLADIIQVLIQVCDDSRPILRSISVWAISRFSPWICTESTMLETVVIRMLRRILDGNQCVQEAACSAFAFLEETAADKLLPFLPSIMSTFHQAFSILPGKNVIVLLDAIIVLIEVINVWKDLPCVHQNIVEPLLQRWINVSCECPSFTALCESVSRLIFEANKDIASYKHVIWRHCLVLVQQGLDQLTSVNNFVQSSQASRTLVSCDTVSVEYRSNAYTATTSLESGVHIMYMLCDIFQEDIKPCFETIESRDMIIHCYTKTTKDERIHGNVKHDCLGVLSYILSYTSFQPTVCIPTLVPLVQNKIKKWTKRFCVFLSLCVFPNKIPFRKNRCKCFSIS; this is translated from the exons ATGAGTGAAATTTTATGGGAGCCTGACTCGGAAGTGTTGGGTTTACTCTTAAGTATTTTAAATGAGGCAGGAATTCCTAATACGGCAGTTCAAAGCCATGTTGCGGAATCTATCAATAACCtcaataaaaaatgcaatataGCTTGCTACTatgcatttttgttttcatgcTTACCTGATTGTGATCAAGATGTACGTCAACGTGCGGGTCTCTTACTAAAAACTCGTAttccctttttattttcttgtgttTCTGGAAAAGCTGATGTTGTTTGGAATGTTGAAGATAACTATTTGAATTCTCATCCTTTAGAAAAACGTTTTCAGtgtatattacaatatgtcaaaaattgtatcatgAAAGGTATGTGTGATTCGTCTACAGTTATCCGTCATACCGCAGCAACAATTTTAACGACACTTGCGCATAGTGGATCAAAGGAAGAAACACTTGAATTACTTTCTTATTTGATTCAACTTTTGGAACACCAGAATAGTGATATCCGAAATACATCTTTTCGCCCTATAGCAATGATTATAGAGGATGAATTAAAAACGTCTTACAAATCAATAGATTATAGTTTCATGTCTTTTTCAGAAAAAACACtctttccaaaaatttttTCTGCATGTAATTATGATTCAACATTTCGTTATTACTGCGTGTTgtgtttaaatcaatttaactCAAAAGGGTGTTTTTCACCAAATGAAGTATTCCATCATCACCTACAATCTTATTGGGAACTTTTAGGTAAACTTGCTCTTGATCCATCTATTGAAGTACGACAAGAGACTTTACGAGGAATGGGACTAATGGTGATGCGTTGGTATAAAGTTGTAGCTGACAGTCTAGAGTCACTTTTACCTTTTCTTATCCAATGCATTGACGTTTCTCAGCCTTATAATATCAAACTTGAAGCTTCTGATGTTTTAAGACATATTGTCTTTGTATGTGATAAAGATGAacctttaaaatgcattattcCATT aattattccaaagctatttattaatactcgTTATTCCGAGTGGGATTACGCTCAAATGGATCAGCAGCAGTTTTATGATGATTCGGAACATTATTTAAGTAAATCTAAAGACATTCATAATGTTTCGAATGCCACTATGGGTAACAACGCAACG CAGAAgaatgatgatgatgatgatgatgatgagtTTGAAGATGAAAGTAATGGTATGCTCACATCTACCTGGGGTACTAATTGGACTTTACGTAAGGCGTCCGCTGTTCTTTTGGATCggttttcttttcgttttggAGACTTAATTTTGCCCTATGTTTTACCTCAAATTGATCAATGGTTAAAGAACGTGAAAGTGTGGGAATCGCGTGAAACAGCTATACTTGTACTTGGGGCGATTGCACGTGGCTGTTTGAATGGACTTCGACCGTTTCTGGCAGATATCATACAAGTTCTAATCCAAGTGTGTGATGATTCCAGG CCTATTCTTAGAAGTATTAGCGTATGGGCCATTAGTCGCTTTTCTCCTTGGATTTGCACAGAATCCACTATGTTAGAAACAGTTGTAATACgg ATGCTACGACGTATTCTTGATGGAAACCAATGTGTTCAAGAAGCTGCTTGCTCAGCCTTTGCCTTTTTAGAAGAAACAGCAGCTGATAAATTGTTACCTTTTTTACCTTCCATTATGTCAACGTTTCATCAAGCTTTTTCTATTCTTCCC GGGAAAAATGTCATTGTGTTATTAGATGCTATCATCGTTCTAATTGAAGTGATTAATGTGTGGAAAGATTTACCGTGTGTGCATCAAAATATAGTCGAGCCGTTGTTACAACGTTGGATCAATGTTTCATGTGAGTGTCCTTCTTTTACAGCTTTATGTGAATCCGTTAGCCGACTTATTTTTGAAGCAAATAAag ATATCGCTTCATATAAGCATGTCATTTGGCGCCATTGTTTAGTTTTAGTACAACAAGGCTTAGATCAATTAACAAGTGTTAACAATTTTGTACAATCATCGCAAGCATCTCGTACACTGGTTTCCTGTGATACGGTGTCAGTCGAGTATCGCTCGAACGCCTACACGGCTACGACATCACTCGAATCGGGTGtacatattatgtatatgttatGTGATATTTTCCAAGAAGACATCAAACCATGTTTTGAAACTATCGAGTCTAGGGATATGATCATTCATTGTTATACG aaaactaCTAAAGATGAAAGAATTCATGGCAACGTCAAGCACGACTGCCTTGGTGTCCTTAGCTACATACTCAGCTATACGTCTTTTCAACCTACTGTGTGTATCCCTACTTTAGTTCCGTTggtacagaataaaataaagaaatggaCTAAACGCTTCTGTGTGTTCCTTTCTTTGTGTGTTTTTCCAAACAAAATACCTTTTAG AAAAAATCGTTGCAAGTGTTTTTCCATCTCATGA
- the LOC128883472 gene encoding transportin-1-like isoform X1 yields the protein MSEILWEPDSEVLGLLLSILNEAGIPNTAVQSHVAESINNLNKKCNIACYYAFLFSCLPDCDQDVRQRAGLLLKTRIPFLFSCVSGKADVVWNVEDNYLNSHPLEKRFQCILQYVKNCIMKGMCDSSTVIRHTAATILTTLAHSGSKEETLELLSYLIQLLEHQNSDIRNTSFRPIAMIIEDELKTSYKSIDYSFMSFSEKTLFPKIFSACNYDSTFRYYCVLCLNQFNSKGCFSPNEVFHHHLQSYWELLGKLALDPSIEVRQETLRGMGLMVMRWYKVVADSLESLLPFLIQCIDVSQPYNIKLEASDVLRHIVFVCDKDEPLKCIIPLIIPKLFINTRYSEWDYAQMDQQQFYDDSEHYLSKSKDIHNVSNATMGNNATQKNDDDDDDDEFEDESNGMLTSTWGTNWTLRKASAVLLDRFSFRFGDLILPYVLPQIDQWLKNVKVWESRETAILVLGAIARGCLNGLRPFLADIIQVLIQVCDDSRPILRSISVWAISRFSPWICTESTMLETVVIRMLRRILDGNQCVQEAACSAFAFLEETAADKLLPFLPSIMSTFHQAFSILPGKNVIVLLDAIIVLIEVINVWKDLPCVHQNIVEPLLQRWINVSCECPSFTALCESVSRLIFEANKDIASYKHVIWRHCLVLVQQGLDQLTSVNNFVQSSQASRTLVSCDTVSVEYRSNAYTATTSLESGVHIMYMLCDIFQEDIKPCFETIESRDMIIHCYTKTTKDERIHGNVKHDCLGVLSYILSYTSFQPTVCIPTLVPLVTDDIDSPYIGICCNAVCCLEKIVASVFPSHDSVHTSFFMSYNATIMEKLAGAFIRFIEDESAFVLYDKLVSAIPYVARVSSPPVVHMISDVFDIYVQHINTMKHSPMKTQAVQGILILLSIDPMLAFNCLSLLLETILSLFMDVPLTENHLYPDGTSHNSMECHQTVISTLSQLEALDPCQFRNALTSLDASYQHCFQNLSSYS from the exons ATGAGTGAAATTTTATGGGAGCCTGACTCGGAAGTGTTGGGTTTACTCTTAAGTATTTTAAATGAGGCAGGAATTCCTAATACGGCAGTTCAAAGCCATGTTGCGGAATCTATCAATAACCtcaataaaaaatgcaatataGCTTGCTACTatgcatttttgttttcatgcTTACCTGATTGTGATCAAGATGTACGTCAACGTGCGGGTCTCTTACTAAAAACTCGTAttccctttttattttcttgtgttTCTGGAAAAGCTGATGTTGTTTGGAATGTTGAAGATAACTATTTGAATTCTCATCCTTTAGAAAAACGTTTTCAGtgtatattacaatatgtcaaaaattgtatcatgAAAGGTATGTGTGATTCGTCTACAGTTATCCGTCATACCGCAGCAACAATTTTAACGACACTTGCGCATAGTGGATCAAAGGAAGAAACACTTGAATTACTTTCTTATTTGATTCAACTTTTGGAACACCAGAATAGTGATATCCGAAATACATCTTTTCGCCCTATAGCAATGATTATAGAGGATGAATTAAAAACGTCTTACAAATCAATAGATTATAGTTTCATGTCTTTTTCAGAAAAAACACtctttccaaaaatttttTCTGCATGTAATTATGATTCAACATTTCGTTATTACTGCGTGTTgtgtttaaatcaatttaactCAAAAGGGTGTTTTTCACCAAATGAAGTATTCCATCATCACCTACAATCTTATTGGGAACTTTTAGGTAAACTTGCTCTTGATCCATCTATTGAAGTACGACAAGAGACTTTACGAGGAATGGGACTAATGGTGATGCGTTGGTATAAAGTTGTAGCTGACAGTCTAGAGTCACTTTTACCTTTTCTTATCCAATGCATTGACGTTTCTCAGCCTTATAATATCAAACTTGAAGCTTCTGATGTTTTAAGACATATTGTCTTTGTATGTGATAAAGATGAacctttaaaatgcattattcCATT aattattccaaagctatttattaatactcgTTATTCCGAGTGGGATTACGCTCAAATGGATCAGCAGCAGTTTTATGATGATTCGGAACATTATTTAAGTAAATCTAAAGACATTCATAATGTTTCGAATGCCACTATGGGTAACAACGCAACG CAGAAgaatgatgatgatgatgatgatgatgagtTTGAAGATGAAAGTAATGGTATGCTCACATCTACCTGGGGTACTAATTGGACTTTACGTAAGGCGTCCGCTGTTCTTTTGGATCggttttcttttcgttttggAGACTTAATTTTGCCCTATGTTTTACCTCAAATTGATCAATGGTTAAAGAACGTGAAAGTGTGGGAATCGCGTGAAACAGCTATACTTGTACTTGGGGCGATTGCACGTGGCTGTTTGAATGGACTTCGACCGTTTCTGGCAGATATCATACAAGTTCTAATCCAAGTGTGTGATGATTCCAGG CCTATTCTTAGAAGTATTAGCGTATGGGCCATTAGTCGCTTTTCTCCTTGGATTTGCACAGAATCCACTATGTTAGAAACAGTTGTAATACgg ATGCTACGACGTATTCTTGATGGAAACCAATGTGTTCAAGAAGCTGCTTGCTCAGCCTTTGCCTTTTTAGAAGAAACAGCAGCTGATAAATTGTTACCTTTTTTACCTTCCATTATGTCAACGTTTCATCAAGCTTTTTCTATTCTTCCC GGGAAAAATGTCATTGTGTTATTAGATGCTATCATCGTTCTAATTGAAGTGATTAATGTGTGGAAAGATTTACCGTGTGTGCATCAAAATATAGTCGAGCCGTTGTTACAACGTTGGATCAATGTTTCATGTGAGTGTCCTTCTTTTACAGCTTTATGTGAATCCGTTAGCCGACTTATTTTTGAAGCAAATAAag ATATCGCTTCATATAAGCATGTCATTTGGCGCCATTGTTTAGTTTTAGTACAACAAGGCTTAGATCAATTAACAAGTGTTAACAATTTTGTACAATCATCGCAAGCATCTCGTACACTGGTTTCCTGTGATACGGTGTCAGTCGAGTATCGCTCGAACGCCTACACGGCTACGACATCACTCGAATCGGGTGtacatattatgtatatgttatGTGATATTTTCCAAGAAGACATCAAACCATGTTTTGAAACTATCGAGTCTAGGGATATGATCATTCATTGTTATACG aaaactaCTAAAGATGAAAGAATTCATGGCAACGTCAAGCACGACTGCCTTGGTGTCCTTAGCTACATACTCAGCTATACGTCTTTTCAACCTACTGTGTGTATCCCTACTTTAGTTCCGTTg GTTACTGATGATATTGACTCTCCTTATATAGGAATCTGCTGTAACGCCGTGTGTTGTTTAGAAAAAATCGTTGCAAGTGTTTTTCCATCTCATGATTCTGTTCACACTTCCTTTTTTATGTCGTATAACGCGACCATTATGGAGAAACTTGCTGGAGCATTTATACGTTTTATAGAAGATGAATCGGCTTTTGTTTTATATGACAAGCTAGTGTCAGCAATACCTTATGTGGCAAGGGTTTCATCTCCTCCGGTTGTACATATGATCTCGGATGTGTTTGACATTTATGTTCAGCATATTAATACTATGAAACATTCTCCTATGAAAACGCAAGCTGTGCaag GCATATTGATTCTTTTATCAATTGATCCCATGCttgcatttaattgtttaagtTTACTTCTAGAAACCATTTTATCACTTTTTATGGATGTACCATTAACAGAAAACCACTTATATCCTGATGGCACATCACATAATTCGATGGAATGCCATCAAACTGTTATTTCAACTCTCTCAC AACTTGAAGCATTAGATCCTTGTCAATTTCGTAATGCATTAACATCTCTTGATGCCTCCTATCAGCACTGTTTCCAAAATCTTAGTTCGTATTCTTGA
- the LOC128883472 gene encoding transportin-1-like isoform X2, with amino-acid sequence MSEILWEPDSEVLGLLLSILNEAGIPNTAVQSHVAESINNLNKKCNIACYYAFLFSCLPDCDQDVRQRAGLLLKTRIPFLFSCVSGKADVVWNVEDNYLNSHPLEKRFQCILQYVKNCIMKGMCDSSTVIRHTAATILTTLAHSGSKEETLELLSYLIQLLEHQNSDIRNTSFRPIAMIIEDELKTSYKSIDYSFMSFSEKTLFPKIFSACNYDSTFRYYCVLCLNQFNSKGCFSPNEVFHHHLQSYWELLGKLALDPSIEVRQETLRGMGLMVMRWYKVVADSLESLLPFLIQCIDVSQPYNIKLEASDVLRHIVFVCDKDEPLKCIIPLIIPKLFINTRYSEWDYAQMDQQQFYDDSEHYLSKSKDIHNVSNATMGNNATKNDDDDDDDEFEDESNGMLTSTWGTNWTLRKASAVLLDRFSFRFGDLILPYVLPQIDQWLKNVKVWESRETAILVLGAIARGCLNGLRPFLADIIQVLIQVCDDSRPILRSISVWAISRFSPWICTESTMLETVVIRMLRRILDGNQCVQEAACSAFAFLEETAADKLLPFLPSIMSTFHQAFSILPGKNVIVLLDAIIVLIEVINVWKDLPCVHQNIVEPLLQRWINVSCECPSFTALCESVSRLIFEANKDIASYKHVIWRHCLVLVQQGLDQLTSVNNFVQSSQASRTLVSCDTVSVEYRSNAYTATTSLESGVHIMYMLCDIFQEDIKPCFETIESRDMIIHCYTKTTKDERIHGNVKHDCLGVLSYILSYTSFQPTVCIPTLVPLVTDDIDSPYIGICCNAVCCLEKIVASVFPSHDSVHTSFFMSYNATIMEKLAGAFIRFIEDESAFVLYDKLVSAIPYVARVSSPPVVHMISDVFDIYVQHINTMKHSPMKTQAVQGILILLSIDPMLAFNCLSLLLETILSLFMDVPLTENHLYPDGTSHNSMECHQTVISTLSQLEALDPCQFRNALTSLDASYQHCFQNLSSYS; translated from the exons ATGAGTGAAATTTTATGGGAGCCTGACTCGGAAGTGTTGGGTTTACTCTTAAGTATTTTAAATGAGGCAGGAATTCCTAATACGGCAGTTCAAAGCCATGTTGCGGAATCTATCAATAACCtcaataaaaaatgcaatataGCTTGCTACTatgcatttttgttttcatgcTTACCTGATTGTGATCAAGATGTACGTCAACGTGCGGGTCTCTTACTAAAAACTCGTAttccctttttattttcttgtgttTCTGGAAAAGCTGATGTTGTTTGGAATGTTGAAGATAACTATTTGAATTCTCATCCTTTAGAAAAACGTTTTCAGtgtatattacaatatgtcaaaaattgtatcatgAAAGGTATGTGTGATTCGTCTACAGTTATCCGTCATACCGCAGCAACAATTTTAACGACACTTGCGCATAGTGGATCAAAGGAAGAAACACTTGAATTACTTTCTTATTTGATTCAACTTTTGGAACACCAGAATAGTGATATCCGAAATACATCTTTTCGCCCTATAGCAATGATTATAGAGGATGAATTAAAAACGTCTTACAAATCAATAGATTATAGTTTCATGTCTTTTTCAGAAAAAACACtctttccaaaaatttttTCTGCATGTAATTATGATTCAACATTTCGTTATTACTGCGTGTTgtgtttaaatcaatttaactCAAAAGGGTGTTTTTCACCAAATGAAGTATTCCATCATCACCTACAATCTTATTGGGAACTTTTAGGTAAACTTGCTCTTGATCCATCTATTGAAGTACGACAAGAGACTTTACGAGGAATGGGACTAATGGTGATGCGTTGGTATAAAGTTGTAGCTGACAGTCTAGAGTCACTTTTACCTTTTCTTATCCAATGCATTGACGTTTCTCAGCCTTATAATATCAAACTTGAAGCTTCTGATGTTTTAAGACATATTGTCTTTGTATGTGATAAAGATGAacctttaaaatgcattattcCATT aattattccaaagctatttattaatactcgTTATTCCGAGTGGGATTACGCTCAAATGGATCAGCAGCAGTTTTATGATGATTCGGAACATTATTTAAGTAAATCTAAAGACATTCATAATGTTTCGAATGCCACTATGGGTAACAACGCAACG AAgaatgatgatgatgatgatgatgatgagtTTGAAGATGAAAGTAATGGTATGCTCACATCTACCTGGGGTACTAATTGGACTTTACGTAAGGCGTCCGCTGTTCTTTTGGATCggttttcttttcgttttggAGACTTAATTTTGCCCTATGTTTTACCTCAAATTGATCAATGGTTAAAGAACGTGAAAGTGTGGGAATCGCGTGAAACAGCTATACTTGTACTTGGGGCGATTGCACGTGGCTGTTTGAATGGACTTCGACCGTTTCTGGCAGATATCATACAAGTTCTAATCCAAGTGTGTGATGATTCCAGG CCTATTCTTAGAAGTATTAGCGTATGGGCCATTAGTCGCTTTTCTCCTTGGATTTGCACAGAATCCACTATGTTAGAAACAGTTGTAATACgg ATGCTACGACGTATTCTTGATGGAAACCAATGTGTTCAAGAAGCTGCTTGCTCAGCCTTTGCCTTTTTAGAAGAAACAGCAGCTGATAAATTGTTACCTTTTTTACCTTCCATTATGTCAACGTTTCATCAAGCTTTTTCTATTCTTCCC GGGAAAAATGTCATTGTGTTATTAGATGCTATCATCGTTCTAATTGAAGTGATTAATGTGTGGAAAGATTTACCGTGTGTGCATCAAAATATAGTCGAGCCGTTGTTACAACGTTGGATCAATGTTTCATGTGAGTGTCCTTCTTTTACAGCTTTATGTGAATCCGTTAGCCGACTTATTTTTGAAGCAAATAAag ATATCGCTTCATATAAGCATGTCATTTGGCGCCATTGTTTAGTTTTAGTACAACAAGGCTTAGATCAATTAACAAGTGTTAACAATTTTGTACAATCATCGCAAGCATCTCGTACACTGGTTTCCTGTGATACGGTGTCAGTCGAGTATCGCTCGAACGCCTACACGGCTACGACATCACTCGAATCGGGTGtacatattatgtatatgttatGTGATATTTTCCAAGAAGACATCAAACCATGTTTTGAAACTATCGAGTCTAGGGATATGATCATTCATTGTTATACG aaaactaCTAAAGATGAAAGAATTCATGGCAACGTCAAGCACGACTGCCTTGGTGTCCTTAGCTACATACTCAGCTATACGTCTTTTCAACCTACTGTGTGTATCCCTACTTTAGTTCCGTTg GTTACTGATGATATTGACTCTCCTTATATAGGAATCTGCTGTAACGCCGTGTGTTGTTTAGAAAAAATCGTTGCAAGTGTTTTTCCATCTCATGATTCTGTTCACACTTCCTTTTTTATGTCGTATAACGCGACCATTATGGAGAAACTTGCTGGAGCATTTATACGTTTTATAGAAGATGAATCGGCTTTTGTTTTATATGACAAGCTAGTGTCAGCAATACCTTATGTGGCAAGGGTTTCATCTCCTCCGGTTGTACATATGATCTCGGATGTGTTTGACATTTATGTTCAGCATATTAATACTATGAAACATTCTCCTATGAAAACGCAAGCTGTGCaag GCATATTGATTCTTTTATCAATTGATCCCATGCttgcatttaattgtttaagtTTACTTCTAGAAACCATTTTATCACTTTTTATGGATGTACCATTAACAGAAAACCACTTATATCCTGATGGCACATCACATAATTCGATGGAATGCCATCAAACTGTTATTTCAACTCTCTCAC AACTTGAAGCATTAGATCCTTGTCAATTTCGTAATGCATTAACATCTCTTGATGCCTCCTATCAGCACTGTTTCCAAAATCTTAGTTCGTATTCTTGA